From the Lolium rigidum isolate FL_2022 chromosome 2, APGP_CSIRO_Lrig_0.1, whole genome shotgun sequence genome, one window contains:
- the LOC124692500 gene encoding WD repeat-containing protein 44-like: MSVEDEVVGDEEDSEELFYESLDRILSSSASSTSASDDDAPRRSSRRAAYDAAALHLWTSQPAPIQERRHRLLHLMGLAGDPALARFDTPRSAHDSRSDPPANPPRTLSDAATPEEDPSCLIRNLDDGTQFAVREEAGLREVGTGRQLTVEEFELFIGRSPLVQELMRRQTITNSAPNSAPNSNSQSGASTPMERSSSGSSNGGARSRRRGSGWLRTIRCVAAYDASSDKAGRRSSSATDDSQEGAARHGPDRVKVRPYGKSGKDFGGLFMNQEIHGHRGSVWTIKFSPDGRYLATAGEDCVIHVWEVLQSGRMREIEDNGACNPLATMACDDEGEGSHSEKKALNNGRSASSDQLRVPAHVFALSDKPVITFAGHSDDVLDLCWSKSQYLLSSSMDKTVRLWHMSSTYCLKAFSHSDYVTCIQFNPVDDRYFISGSLDEKVRIWSIPKREIVDWVDLHEMITAACYTPDGQGALIGSHKGSCHVYDTSDNMLHYKKQIDLQLKKKKSSQKKITGFQFVPGSSSKVIITSADSRIRVADGFELLHKFKGFRNTSSQISACSAANGRYIISASEDSNVYIWRYSDDSKPSRKKNIISVTNTHERFHCESVTVAVAWPCTSARMTWRANSSKQDDLDCVSSNGHILDSGPAKEDGISAVQQQSNNSNHNGDRAYATWPEELMTKTKQSPKSNTSLPDEVDQALSESAWGLVIVTAGRDGRIRTFQNFGFPSITSI; the protein is encoded by the exons ATGAGCGTGGAAGACGAGGTGGTCGGGGACGAGGAGGACTCGGAGGAGCTCTTCTACGAGTCGCTCGACCGCATCctctcctcctcggcctcctccacctccgcctccgacgacgacgccccgcgcCGCAGCAGCAGGCGCGCCGCCTACGATGCCGCCGCGCTCCACCTCTGGACCTCGCAGCCCGCGCCCATCCaggagcgccgccaccgcctgcTCCACCTCATGGGCCTCGCCGGGGACCCCGCCCTCGCGCGATTCGACACGCCCCGATCCGCCCACGATTCCAGATCGGACCCGCCCGCGaaccctccgcgaaccctttcgGACGCCGCCACGCCGGAGGAGGACCCGAGCTGCCTGATCAGGAACCTGGACGACGGCACGCAGTTCGCGGTGCGGGAGGAGGCCGGCCTCCGCGAGGTCGGGACCGGGCGGCAGCTCACGGTGGAGGAGTTCGAGCTCTTCATCGGCCGCTCCCCGCTCGTGCAGGAGCTCATGCGCCGCCAAACCATCACCAACTCCGCCCCCAACTCCGCCCCCAACTCCAACTCCCAGAGCGGGGCCTCCACCCCGATGGAGCGGTCCAGCTCCGGGTCCAGCAACGGCGGGGCGCGCTCCAGGCGCCGCGGCAGCGGCTGGCTCCGCACCATCCGCTGCGTGGCCGCCTACGACGCGTCCTCGGACAAGGCCGGCCGCCGCTCCAGCTCCGCCACGGACGACAGCCAGGAGGGCGCCGCGCGCCACGGCCCGGACCGCGTCAAGGTGCGTCCCTACGGGAAGTCCGGCAAGGACTTCGggggcctcttcatgaaccaggagATTCACGGCCACAGAGGCTCCGTCTGGACCATCAAGTTCAGCCCCGATGGCCGCTACCTTGCGACTGCTGGGGAGGACTGCGTCATCCATGTCTGGGAGGTGCTGCAGTCCGGGAGGATGAGGGAGATCGAAGATAATGGGGCCTGTAATCCGCTTGCTACCATGGCATGCGATGATGAAGGAGAGGGCAGCCAttcggagaagaaggctctgaaCAATGGGAGATCAGCGAGCTCAGACCAGTTGAGGGTGCCAGCGCATGTGTTTGCATTGTCGGACAAGCCCGTGATAACTTTTGCTGGGCATTcggatgatgtgcttgatctcTGCTGGTCCAAATCTCAG TACTTGCTTTCATCATCAATGGATAAAACTGTACGGCTGTGGCACATGTCAAGCACTTATTGTTTGAAAGCCTTCTCCCACAGTGACTATG TGACTTGCATCCAGTTCAACCCTGTTGACGATAGATACTTCATTAGTGGTTCCCTAGATGAAAAGGTTCGAATCTGGAGTATACCAAAACGTGAAATTGTTGATTGGGTTGATCTACATGAAATGATTACTGCTGCCTGCTATACTCCCGATGGACAG GGTGCACTCATTGGCTCGCACAAGGGCAGTTGCCATGTATATGACACGTCTG ATAATATGCTTCACTACAAGAAACAAATTGATCTGCAGCTGAAGAAAAAGAAATCCAGCCAGAAGAAAATCACAGGATTCCAG TTTGTCCCAGGGAGTTCTTCAAAGGTCATTATCACATCTGCAGATTCACGGATTCGAGTTGCTGATGGCTTCGAACTACTTCACAAGTTTAAAG GGTTTCGGAACACCAGCAGCCAAATCTCAGCTTGTTCAGCTGCAAACGGGAGGTACATAATTTCTGCAAGTGAGGATTCAAATGTATATATCTGGAGATACAGTGATGATTCCAAACCAAGCAGAAAGAAGAATATCATATCTGTCACAAATACCCACGAGCGCTTCCACTGTGAGAGCGTGACAGTTGCTGTTGCTTGGCCTTGTACCAGCGCCAGAATGACTTGGAGAGCCAACTCCTCGAAGCAAGATGACCTGGACTGTGTGTCTAGCAATGGCCATATACTTGATTCTGGACCTGCTAAAGAGGATGGTATCTCTGCTgttcagcagcagagtaacaactcAAATCACAATGGTGACAGGGCATATGCGACTTGGCCCGAAGAGCTCATGACAAAAACGAAACAGAGCCCCAAGTCTAATACCAGCCTTCCGGATGAGGTGGACCAAGCTCTGAGTGAGTCTGCCTGGGGCTTAGTGATCGTGACAGCAGGCCGTGATGGTCGAATCAGAACATTTCAAAACTTCGGTTTTCCAAGTATAACATCAATCTGA